The segment AGTCCGCAGCAACTGCTGTTTTCCCGTTTCGTGAAACGGTTTGATACCGCTTTCGTCATAGGCAGCGAAGGCGATGGAGTGCACCAGCCCGGCGATGGGTTCAGGGTGGTCTGCAACGATTTGATCGCGCACAGATTCAATTTGCTCTTCGAACTCCACGTCGCAAACGTAAACCGGTCGATCGCCAAGCAGTTTGGCCGTTGATTCTTTGCGGGCTTCGCTGCGAACGACGTAGATAACTTTCGCGCCATGCTGTTCCAGTGTTTTGCCGATGTGCCACGCGACGGACTTTTTGTTCGCGACACCAAATACGACGACGGGTTTTCCGCTGAGCTTTAAAAAGTCCATTCGCTTAACCTGCTTCCGCGACTGTGCATGTGAACGATAGTCGAGCCGCAACTTTCCCGTTCACTCTGGCGACGCCGGTAAGGTAAAAGGCACTGGAAACGATATCGTCGATCTTGACCGACATTTCAATCGAGTCGCCTGGCCGTACCATGTTTTTGAATTTAACATCTGCCATTCGAGTCAGCACTGGCACGCCCGTTTGCTGCTTCATTTTCGACGAAAGTAAAATCGCTCC is part of the Mariniblastus fucicola genome and harbors:
- the fabZ gene encoding 3-hydroxyacyl-ACP dehydratase FabZ → MSLEAIHAAIPHRAPMLLVDEIVSQEEDSIVCGKTFHAEEYFFQGHYPDQPIVPGVILCEATVQSGAILLSSKMKQQTGVPVLTRMADVKFKNMVRPGDSIEMSVKIDDIVSSAFYLTGVARVNGKVAARLSFTCTVAEAG